From Hermetia illucens chromosome 6, iHerIll2.2.curated.20191125, whole genome shotgun sequence, one genomic window encodes:
- the LOC119658813 gene encoding follicle cell protein 3C-1 → MGILRQAVLIGTIVLIGSRSLVYGAQQTQPPVSNALVPPVLYLTETTPSTPTVTPRPGRHHVLTPRPKNNTIYPCTCGVFLSSQFKKGSTEPPKGAPVVRHEQDKVFPCTPLGIRQCQNKCLEAFVKHLPNAGPILCSTMERDCHKEKAYLFVQNCKPNWVNSNLSNGKEYCCKDGVQYPCPLI, encoded by the exons ATGG GAATCTTAAGACAAGCAGTTCTCATTGGAACGATTGTGTTGATTGGAAGTAGATCGCTAGTATATGGTGCGCAGCAAACGCAACCTCCTGTTAGCAATGCCCTGGTACCGCCTGTTTTGTATCTAACCGAAACCACACCGTCTACACCAACCGTGACTCCTCGTCCCGGAAGACACCATGTACTAACTCCCCGACCGAAGAACAACACCATATATCCTTGCACATGTGGCGTATTTCTCTCCAGCCAGTTCAAGAAAGGAAGCACGGAGCCACCCAAAGGAGCACCAGTGGTGCGCCACGAACAGGACAAGGTTTTTCCTTGCACCCCGCTCGGGATTCGACAGTGTCAAAATAAATGCTTAGAAGCT ttcgtCAAACATCTACCAAATGCTGGACCAATTTTATGCAGTACTATGGAACGGGATTGCCACAAAGAAAAGGCTTACTTGTTCGTTCAGAACTGCAAGCCAAATTGGGTGAATTCGAACCTGTCTAATGGGAAGGAGTATTGCTGCAAGGATGGAGTTCAATATCCATGTCCTCTTATTTAA